In the genome of Paenibacillus sp. GP183, the window TTTATATTGAAGATTGACGCCGTCCCTTCACGGGGCGGCATTCTTGTTCTAAGTGTAAATAAGGAAAATACAGTTTTGACGATTTCCCTTTGTACGTGTACAATCAAGTAAGACACTTATACTTTTGTACTGATGAGGGAGTGGCCGGAAGCATGCAAGTTGAAGCATTACACTGGAAGAAAAGTCAGCCGCTGGCTGAGGATTACATACAGGTATCGGATCAGGCATCCGACTTATTTGATACACACTTCAAGGATGCCAAAGGATGGCAAGAAAGGGCTGCGTGGCTTCTCGAATCCGGGGCGCCTAAGGCGAATAGACAACAATTGATTCAAGTACTGAAGACTTTTAATGAAGGCGTGGGGAATTCTCCTGAGGCGCTTAAAGCGATTGATACTCTGGCCCAATCCAATGCACTCACTGTAGTGGGTGGGCAGCAATCCGGCTTATTCGGCGGTCCTCTTCACAGTATTTATAAAGCAATAACCCTGCTCCAGCTCGCCAGAGAATGGAGTGATAAACTGGCATGTCCCATAATACCCGTTTTTTGGATTGCCGGTGAAGATCATGACTTTGATGAAGTGAATCATATTTTTTATTTATCAAGCCAGATGCAAGTTGAGAAATTGAAGGTAGAGCATCCCTCCGGACACAGGACCTCAGTCAGCAGACTGCCTCTGCAGCCGGAAGCTTGGCGCGAAGCGATAGAAGCGCTTGATGTTTCCTTGATGGACACTGAGTTCAAAGGGGAAATTCTCTCCAGACTGAGAGAACTGCCGCTCGAATGTTTAACGCTTACAGGTGCCTTTGCCCGTATTATGGCTAATTTGTTTGGTGAATTCGGACTTGTTCTGATAGATTCCGATGATCCGGCTCTGCGCCAATTGGAAGCTCCCATGTTTGAGCAATTGGTGAATCGGAATGAAGAACTGTGTGCGGCCCTGCTCGAAGGAAAAGCCATGGTCGAGCATGCGGGTTATGTTCCACAAGCTGATGTTCATGATCAAGCCGCGAACCTCTTTGTTTTTGAGGCGAGTGGGCGCTTGCTGCTGCAGCGGGAAGGTGAGCTCTTTACCGATAAGAAGAAGGACTATACGTACACCAAAAGCCAACTGCTCGATATCATTCATACATCACCGGAGAGATTGAGCAACAATGTAATGACCCGGCCCCTTATGCAGGAGTTCTTATTTCCTGTACTGGCCACGGTTCTCGGAGCGGGAGAGATCTCATACTGGGGATTGACGAAGCAAGCATTCCATGTTTTTGGAATGAAAATGCCGATTGTCACCCCTCGACTGGAGTTTACTTTGCTGGAGGGTGCCGTCCAAAAGAATATGGCGAAATACTGTTTGACCTGGGACGATATTTTGCATCATTTTGAAGAGAAACAGCAAGACTGGCTGAAGGCTCAAGATACTTTGCAGCTTGCCGGCCGTTTTGGCGCGGTTAAGGAAGACTTTCAGCGCAGATATGAACCGCTTGTGGAGCTGCTGGGTTCCATCAATCCGGGTATAAAGAAGCTCGGTGAAACAAATCTGGCGAAAATAATCGAGCAGATTGATTTTCTGGAGGGCAAAGCTCACGACGCTCATAAAAGCCAGTTCGATTCAGCCCTCAGACAATGGGAGCGAATTCGCTTATCGATCCTTCCATTTGCCAAGCCGCAAGAGCGAGTTTATAATGTTCATACTTATTTAAATCGTTACGGTGACGGATGGATCAAGCAATTAATTGAAAATCCGATTCCCGTTGACGGCTTGCATCGTGTATATTATTTATAGGAGGGGATTCATTTGAATATAATTGAAAAAAGTATCGTGGCTGATATGTCGTTAGCCGCGGAAGGGCATTTGAAGATCGATTGGGTAAAGGCGCACATGCCTGTATTGAACCGCATTCGCGAGCAGTTTGAGAAAGAACAGCCCTTCGCAGGATTGAAAGTGGCGATCTCCCTTCATCTGGAAGCCAAAACCGCATATTTGGCCAAAGTCGTCAAAGCCGGGGGCGCTGAAGTGACGATCACGGGAAGCAATCCGCTGTCGACTCAAGATGATGTGT includes:
- the bshC gene encoding bacillithiol biosynthesis cysteine-adding enzyme BshC gives rise to the protein MQVEALHWKKSQPLAEDYIQVSDQASDLFDTHFKDAKGWQERAAWLLESGAPKANRQQLIQVLKTFNEGVGNSPEALKAIDTLAQSNALTVVGGQQSGLFGGPLHSIYKAITLLQLAREWSDKLACPIIPVFWIAGEDHDFDEVNHIFYLSSQMQVEKLKVEHPSGHRTSVSRLPLQPEAWREAIEALDVSLMDTEFKGEILSRLRELPLECLTLTGAFARIMANLFGEFGLVLIDSDDPALRQLEAPMFEQLVNRNEELCAALLEGKAMVEHAGYVPQADVHDQAANLFVFEASGRLLLQREGELFTDKKKDYTYTKSQLLDIIHTSPERLSNNVMTRPLMQEFLFPVLATVLGAGEISYWGLTKQAFHVFGMKMPIVTPRLEFTLLEGAVQKNMAKYCLTWDDILHHFEEKQQDWLKAQDTLQLAGRFGAVKEDFQRRYEPLVELLGSINPGIKKLGETNLAKIIEQIDFLEGKAHDAHKSQFDSALRQWERIRLSILPFAKPQERVYNVHTYLNRYGDGWIKQLIENPIPVDGLHRVYYL